Genomic DNA from Chlorocebus sabaeus isolate Y175 chromosome 6, mChlSab1.0.hap1, whole genome shotgun sequence:
gctagttttgtatttttagtagagacgagctttccctgtgttgaccaggctggtctcgaactcctgacctcagtgatccccctgcttcccaaagtgctgggattacaggcgtgagccaccgtgcccggcccaggaaTCTGCTTTCGAACTCATTGCCCAGGGACACTGCCACCATCTTCTTCCCTGGCTTAATTTTCCTAAAAGCCCTTACTGGTGACTAACTTCCCAATTAACATCGACCTCCTGCTGCTGGAGGGATGCAGGCAGTCTCCCACCCCCAGCCATAGTGGGGGCAGTTTGGGGGTGTGCGGGGGAGACTTCGTGGCAGGTCGCTCTGGGGCGGGCAGTGCTGGTGGGGGGCCCAGTGATTCAGGCCCCGACACCCCCTCTGCCTTGCAGGTACCCAAGCCCGGGGCGGACGTGCCCCACCCGTGGGGCCTGGAGCTGCAGGCCTCCCTGTCTCCACACTTCAATCTGCAGGGGTTGTGTGGCGTGGTGCCTGAAGGCACACTGCCCGGGGCGCCCTGGAGAGGCGCGGTGGCGCTGGCAGCAGAGGTGCCGGAGCGCACGGTGGCGCAGTGGCTGATGGAGGCCTGCACGCAGCCGCCGGAGGAGTTCGTGTGGGCCGTGGCCCTGGTGCTGCTGCAGCTGAGCGCGGCCCTGGAGTTCCTGGAGGCGTGGGGCGCGGCCCTGGTCGAGTTGCGGCCAGAGAACTTGTTGCTGGCGGCACCTCGGGGCTGTGCGGCGACTGGGCACCCGCGCCTACTCCTCGCTGACTTTGGCCGCGTCTGTCTGCAGCCCCCCGGACCCCCGGGCTCCCCGGGCCCCCACGCGCCGCAGCTGGGCAGCCTCCTCCGCGAGATGCTAGGCCTTGCTGCGCCCTCGACCACGCCTTTGGCCGCGGGCCTGGAGCGCCTGGCAGCACAGTTGACCCGCTTGCAGCCCTCGGCGTCCCGGACGCGGGGCGCGCTGCAGGCGCTGCTCTGGGGACCCGGCCCGGAGATGCGCGGCCGCGGAGCACCGCTCAGTCCCTGGCTCAGGGCGCTCGGGCCCTGGCTGCGGTTGCACCGCGGGCTGCTGGTCCTGCGCCTGGCAGAGCGGGCCGCAGGTGGGGAAGCGCCCAGCCTCGAGGACTGGCTGTGTTGCGAATACCTGGCCGAGGCCACCGAGTCCTCTATGGGCCAGGCCCTGGCGCTGCTGTGGGACTGAAGCCAACCCAGGGCGAACACACCAGGTCCAGGCctgcccaggaggcagggctggggctgaggtCAGCGTCTCTATGATAGCCAAGACAACCTCTTCCTGCAGAGTCCAGGGACGCAGCAGAAAGAGCAGCGCCCCCCTCCAGGGTCTCCCCTCTCGTGCTGGCGATGTGGGTCAAGGGCTTCCCAGGAGTGCAGCTACCCCTCCAGGGCTGGGGGCTGGCCAGCGCCTGTTGTGTGGGCAGCAGCTGTCTGAAGCCAGGGCCCCCAGGCCACTTCCAGGTGTGGACACCCCCGCTGATGAGTGTCTCTCTGTGTTCCGCTTTCCCCAGCAGCCAGGGCACTTTTCCGCGGTGAGTCTTGTCATTGTCTCCCTGAGAGGCCAATGCCGGGACCAGAGCATTCCTGGCCCTGGAGCACCCCCTTGTGCTGAAGACGGCCAGCGATTTTGGCCATGTCCCTAGTGGAGAATTGTTTGGTGGTGACACAGGAAGGGAAGGCTCCCTGGGACCTTAGACACCCAGCTCATCTCAGAGGCGTCTGGACTCACCATCCCTAAAACAGTCCCCGCGGTTCCCTGCCACCTCCTTACAATCCCTCTGCACccaccctgcctcccttcctgttCCTCCATGACACACTAACTTCTTTCCCACCCCCAAGCATCTGTgcaggctgttccctctgccataCTGTTCCAGTTCCACTTTATCTAAACGAATAAAGGTGCCCCCTCTGGGCCCTCGCTAGCTCCTTACCCTTCGTTCTCCGCCCACTCCCAGGAGCATTTATTCCTCTGTTACTGTCCCCAAGGCTGTGAGTTCCCTGGGGGCAAAGGCCAGGCTTGGCACACGGTAGGTGCTCACTTAATACTGCAGGATGATGGAATAAACAGGCACAGAGTAGACTCACTGGAGGGGAATGCAGTCTTTATGCCTCTGACACACCGCACTGCACTTGCCTGTGGCCTCCTTCCTGGAGACTCAGAGTTgcccttccattccattccccatggCAGTCCTGGGAGGATCTTTCCAACCCCAGATATGAGGTCCCTCTCCAGCTCAAACACCtcccatggctccccagtgcctcAGAATACATACAGGTCTCTTCCAAAGTCTCCTCAGTCTCCAACCCCACGTCATTTATCCCTGTACTTTCCGGCCTCTATGCCTTTGCCCAAGTTGTTTTTAACGCCGGAAATAGCCCCCTCTACTCTGGTTCAGACTCCTATTCATCCTGCAACGCCTCAGCTCTAACACCCCTTCTCTGCATTTGCACTGCCCAAATGAGCTGAGAGTGTCTGTGTTCACATCTATCTTCCCAGCCGACCCCACCATGCTCAAACGGCTGAATATCCCCCTGCCCCCGCTCGCCAAGGCTACAATCTCTTCGAGTgcctttcctcctctttccaaTCGGTTTCCCGGCCAGGCCTGGCCCTAACTTTCCGGGTGATGCTCCCGGATGCGGCCGGCAGGTGGCGCAGCCCCGCGCAAACGGCGGGGGTCGCAGACCCGGAAGCGCTCCAGGCCTTGACGCCACCGGAAGTGCTCCTGACCTGAACCCTGAACAGCGCTGCAGGTCCCCGGGCGCGGCCAGTAACACGGTGACCCAAAGGAGTCGGGAACAGACATCCCCATGCGCAGGCCCGGGGGGGGCGGAAGGGGACGCGATGCAGGAAGGGGCTCCAAGCGAACAGTGGCAAGGCTGACGCCAAGCTGAGGGCCCAGGCCTCCCAGCCCAGGGGGTCTCCTCCGTGGGAGGGGTCCTGCAGCTGCCCTGGTGACAAGTCCCCTGCGACCCCTCTACCCAGGGCCCTCTGTGGTCCCAGGCACTCCTCCCACCAGCCCCCGGCGTCACCACCACGGAGCCATGTGCATCGGGTGTAATCACTTTATTGGTTTTCGGAGAGCAATAGAGGGGATTAATACCTAATCTTTCCAAGTTAAAAGACTAAGACTGTTTCCAAAAGACTCCAAATAAGAAACTTCTCCTCAAAGTACAAGGATAATCTGAATCATCTTAAACcagcaataaaaaagtaaaatataaatttttatttagaattaaAGCAAATACTTCAGTATCACAAACACAATATTAAACTTCAAGAAATATACGCTAATTTGGAGTGAGCATTTATTTGCACAATTACAACATGCGGACAAACCCAGGCGAGATGAGCGAGTCTACGGTTTCCACCCACCCGGCTGACAAGGGGTGGCCCCAGGGGCCAGATGCCCAGCCCACAGGCGGccctactcctcctcctcctcctctcccgaAGACTCTCTCTCGAACGTGTAGGCCATGAAGCAAGCGTCGGGTCTCTTGGGGACAAGGGGATGCCCCGGTCTCACAATCTCAAAGCCCAAAAAGCTGAAGGTTCGGAGCAAGGCGGCTGTGGGGGAGAAGCCGTCAGAAACCCCGCCGCCCAGGAGCCCCCACCCGCCCCCCACACCCCCGCCGGGAGAAAATGAAGGTGCATGGCAGGTGCCCCCACACACCCTGCTGAAGGCGATGCGAGTCACCTACCTCTGTCCTCGCGGTTCTTGTGGAAGCAAATGAAGACATGGTCGGCTCGCAGCTGCTCCTCAGCGAATTCCAGGAGAACTGCAAAGCTGCAGCGGGTGTCAGAGTCTTGGCTAGCCCGACCCGCCCACCTACCTCCTGGGCCTTAGCAGCTACCCTGAAGCCCACTCTACTCCAGGGTCCCCCTGGGGCCCGGATCGTTCTCTGGGTGGGGCCGTCCTGACACCGCCGTGGTGAGCAGCACCGCTGCACCCACCCACGTGCATGGCCCGGGACAGAAAGGCTCTCACACACTGCCCGGTATCCCCTGGAGGGTGGAATCCCAGGGTACAAACTTggaatgcactttttaaaaagggatCCCAGaacgggagcggtggctcacgcctgtaatcccagcacttcgggaggccgaggtgggcggatcaaggggtcaggagttttgagaccagcctggccaacacagcgaaacctcgttctctactaaaaacacaaaaattagctgagcatgggtggcgggcgcctgtaatcccagctactcgggaggctgaggcaggagaatcactcgaacccggaaggcggaggttacagtgagcagagatcatgccattgcactccagcctgggcgacaagagtaagactccctctcaaaaaaaaaaaaaaacaagggggGCCCATCCCAACCCACACAGCGATGGTGGCCCCCATATTTGCTGCCTGAAGGCAGTGCCCTCCCTCATCTGTCCCTGCCACCCTGGGCAAGCACCCCTCCCCCCCGTCCCCACCCTCACCTGTCCTTGCTCCCCTCAGGCAGCGCGCCGCCCGGGATCTCGATGTAGAGGCTGCCTCCACTCAGCACTGTTCGCCAGTTAATGCGTTTGGCGTCTGTGAGCCTGGACTGGACGTTGAGAATCCTCGTCTTGTCGTTGGACGTTAGTTCCTCTGTTACATTCAGCCGATCATCCTGTCCGGGGGACGGTGCAGCGTAATTCAGAACCCCGACTCACCCCACGGGCAAGAGACCGGTAGCGCTAAGGCTTGGGCCTAAGCCGTGTTCAGCTCAAGCAAGGCCTGGGGTGCAGACTGTGCCCCCTCTCTGATGAAACTCAGAAGGGTTCCCAGGATTAAATTCAATCACAGGTACCGGCAGCGAAGTGCACAACAAGTGCCAGCGGCCCCAGAGCAGCCCCAGCCCCGCCCACCCCAGCGCCGTACTCACGGAGTAGAATAAGTTAGCTGAAAGATTGTGATCCCTCTGACTATTCCCTCGCCCACCTGGGATCTtcaggggtgggtgaggggcatCAGGAGCACCACCGAGGCCCCGGACCCGGGTTACTACAGCAGCGGAGGGAGACCCTGGAACTGAAGGCAGATGCGATCACCAGGCAGCGCCAGACTCCCGGCGGAGACCCCTCCAGGGCGCCCGGACGGTCTTCGgccacccacccccacacccccgGGGCTTCCCAAGGGCAGCTCCAACGCCTGCCCCAAGCACCTACAACGGCATCGGTCACTGAGCCCCGACGTCTCGGGCGGCGCCACCCGGGATAGCCCAACCCTCCCAGGGCGGAGTGGGTCCCTTCCCCTCACGTAGCCCCGCCGGGACAGAGCCTCACCCCCCCGCCACCGCGCCAGCCGGCGCTTCCCCTTTTCAGCTCGGCCGCGGCTTCCCCTTTCCACCCTGCACTGCGGTCAGAATCTGGAACCCTTGCTTGTCCTCGCGAGGAGGGGGCGGGCCTGGCCTGACCTCGCGGAGGACTCGCCCCGCTACTGCTCCTGGCCGCCCCCCGCCCGCCCCCGCTCCGGGCCCGGGCCCTCCCGGTTGCGTCATCTAGGCAGACGCGGCCCCGCGCCCCAGGGGAGATTTTCACAATCGCGCAGCCGGCAGCGCCAGCAGCCATTTGCTGCGCGGTGTAAACAGGCCCCAAAGTTGCCTCCATTTTGCACGGCCCCCAAACCGTGGCACCGCCAGCACCGCGGCCCAACTTCCCGATCCCCGGGACTCAGCGACGCCCACCTCGGGAAACGCAGTCGTGGAAGCTCGACCGAAATCCCGCGGGCTCCCCCACAACCGCAGCTGGCACCCGCGTCCCCGGAAGCGGGACGCGTCGTCCCGGGAGGCGGCGGGGGACTTCCCAGGGCGCTGCTGGGTTGTCGGAATGCGCGACCCCCGGCTCCCCGACGGCCCCCGCGGAGAACAACTGGGTGCCGTCTACGTACGCGCCCTCGCCCCGCGCGTCCCCGGCCATCCAGACCGACTCGCTCTGGGGCGAAAAACGGGGCCCACGAGGTCGGTTGCGTGCGGGGGGCCACATCGAGGCGCAGGAGACCCAAGGGAGCTCGTCCGCCGCGAAGCGCTCCCCGCTCCGGCAACGCACGCTCAACGGCCGGGACCGAAAAGTGCAGATTCACCGGCCCTGCGGGCCCTGCCTGACCTCGGACCGGCCCCCCAAGGCCGACCCCGCCCCCAACCAGATTGCCCCATCCTGCGCCTCCCAAATCCGTCCAGCTCGCACACCCCTCCTCCAAACCGTATTTCCAGTCTGCGTCCCCCAAATCCAACTCTCTCCCCTCCTTCAAAGCCGAGTCCCATCCTGCGAACCCCGCAAAACACACACACCTCCCCGACATTCCCCGTCCTGCGCCCAAATCCGACCTCCGACTCATGCCCCACCCCCAAATCAGGCGCCCCGGACGGCGCCCCCCAAATCCAACTCCGCACCCGTGACCCCCAAACCCGACCCAAGAGCTATGCCAAGGCCGGGGGGACCTCCAGGCCCGCCCAGCCCCTACCTCGTCCCCGGCACGACTCTGGCCTTGACAAAGGGGTGGATCTCGCGCGCCGGGGACCTATCTGGCGCCCCGAGGACGGCCCCCCCGCGGGCCTGCGCGGCCGGCGCTTCTGGAAGCTTCGGACGGGGGCGGGGCGCTCACCTCTCACTGCTGCTGCCTCCGCGGCTGTGCAGGCTTAGAAGCGGCATGGTGCGGCTGGCGTGGATGGTGGCGCTGGGTTtatccccttccttctctctggcGAAGCAGTGGCTATTGAGGATCCGCTGCAGGGAGGATTTCACCATCCGGCCGCTGGGGTCCGAAACCAGGAAAACCTCCGCTGCGCCTCtccgcgccgccgccgctgctcGCCGTTCGCAAAATGGCGCTGCTGCCGCCGCCCGCCTTTATAGACGCCGCGCCCGGGCCACGCCCCCCGCACCGCCGGGAACGCGGCCGCACGAGAGGCAGAGCCGCGGGGCCGCCGGGAAAAACAGTCACGCCCGCCCCTTCCAGCGTCTGATtggtggaaggtaaaggaaaagggagaggcgCTCTGGAGATTGGTTGGTGAGCCTCGGGCCACGCCCCCTCCCGCGCGCGTCCTTCTGCGGGCGCCCGGGGGCGGGGCTGCCATAGCGCCGGGTACGCGCTGCGCTCGCCCTGAGCCGTCCCCGCCCCCACAACCGTGTCTTGGGGCGTGGGCGGCTCGCTGGGGCCGATTTTCGGGGCTCTCCGAGTGCCCGTTTGTCTGTCGTGGTGCACGTCGCCCTCCCTAGGGTCCCTTCACGCAGCGGGACCCCTCCCCTGGGTAGGCCCCTGGGTATTGGGAGGGGTGTCCAAACGCGCCCATCCTCCCATAGCACAAAATTATTTCCAGTAACTCCTGGTAATCATCGCTaatactggttttatttttttttaatttggtcttGCAGTTCTTAAAATGCTtccagtgtttttttaaaaaagaacttccAATGTTAAAGATACTcaaatttagtaaaatatttcGTGTACAATTTGGACTTAAgcaaaaattttattctttgcaGATAAATTCAGATTTTTCCTGTGGAAACTAACACTTACCCTAAGGAAAAACACTACTCCTGGCAGTTAAAATTCAGAAACACATTTCATGTATGAACTAAAATGTGGATCTCCCAAGGAAAAAACGATTTCTTTGGTGGTTAAGTTCGGTAAACTGTTTCGCCTGTTGAGTTAAAATGTGGActtatccagcaaaaatatttcCCCTCCTGGTTaaacccagaaaaaaaatctcaggtgTGAACTGCAGTTTGCATTTAGTAAGCAAAGATAGAACTCTTGGCAGTTACATACTGGTACATAGCTTGTGTGTAGACTATGAATTCCGCAAAAAGTTGCCACTTTGCAGTGaggtttaataaaatattttatatttcatgtataAACTAAATTTTGTTCTTACCAAGCAAAAATGCTACTTCTGGCAAATCCCGATTTCGTtcatggttttaattttgttttgtttgcagcCGGCCtggctctcacccaggctggagtgcagtggtgcaatcttggctcgctgcaacctccgccttccgggttcaagcgattctcctgcctcaggctcccaactagttgggattacaggtgcccgccaccacgcctggctaattttttttttttttttttttttttttttttttttttttttttgagacggagtctcgctctgtcgcccaggctggagtgcagtggcgcaatctcggctcactgcaagctccgccttccgggttcacgccattctcctacctcagcctcccgagtagctgggactacaggcgcccgccactgcgcccggctaatttttttctattttttagtagagacggggtttcaccatggtctcgatctcctgaccttgtgatccgcccgcctcggcctcccaaagtgctgggattacaatttttgtatttttagtagagatggggtttcaccatgttggcccaggctggtctcgaactcctgacctcaggtgatccacctgccttgtcctcccaaagtttggggattacagggtgagccaccgcgcccggctcaaaaaacaaaaaacaaaaaacaaaacagcccaCACCCTgagtggggaaggagagaggagaagaatCCCAGGTGCTGCGGCCCTCCTGGTTTATACTGTTTGCCCCATTGGGATTTTATCCTGGTGTCTGGTTGGAGCAGAAaacagactctgtttcaaataatTAACTCAGGGTCTCCTCCTTTGGCCCCGTGGACATTGGGCTTGGATTGTTCTTTGGGTTGGGGCATCCTGGGCACTGCAGGGTACTGAGCAGCGTCCCTGGCCTCCACTCACTCCATGCCAGGAGCACCCCAAGTCATGACAACCAGAAATGTCCCAAACATCACCCAATGTCCCTTGGGGGCAGAATGACATCCCCTAGTTGAGGACTTCCTCTGGGAACTGAGGCAAGAGGGTGCTCGAAATGAACGGGTCACGAGTGCGATTTCCAGAACAGTCACGACCAGGGAACCCCGTCCCTCTGTCCTGATTGCAACAGCTCTCACTTCCTCCTCCTGTCCACCTCTAACTCTGATGGCCGCCTGCCAATGCTGTGAGGCTTCTAGAAGGGCCACCCCCACACTGGCCAGGCCACGCTGGATGAGCGCCAGTATCAGCAACTGTGCCGAGCTGGCCCACCTGGCCAGGCTCCCTGGGAACCAGGGTGGGAGGTGCTTTGCTGAGAGCTGGGAAGTCTGTGACTGGTGAGGGACCCCCAGACAGCAGGGAGGGAAAGAGGCATATCTTTCAAGAGGCTTGAACTGCCTGAAAGGGACAGCAGAGGATGTCGGTGGTCAAGGATAGAGGGCCCATGCCTGGGTTTTCCTCTGAAATCAAGGTTGAGGGGATAGGCATGCtggcagaggaggcagagagTATAACtctgattgattgactgattgaattttttttttttttttttttttttttttttttttttgagacagagtctagctctgtaacctaggctggagtgcagtgacataaccttggctcactgcaacttccacctacaggattcaaatgattctcctgcctcagcctcccgagaagctgggactacaggcatgcaccaccatgcctggctgatttttgtatttttagtagaaacaagatttcaccatattggccaggctggtctcaaactcctgacctcatgatctgcctgcctcccaaagtgctgggattacagtgtgagccaccgtgcccggctgattgatttttgagacagggtctcactctgtcacccaggctggagtgcaggggcatgatctcagcggctcactgcaacctccacttcccaggttcaagtgattttcctgcctcagcctcccaagtagctgggaactacaggctcacaccaccatgcccagttaattttggaattttttttttttttttttttttttgagacggagtctggctctgccgcccaggctggagtgcagtggccggatctcagctcactgcaagctccgcctcccgggttcacgccattctcctgcctcagccttccgagtagctgggactacaggcgcccgccacctcgcccggctagttttttgtattttttagtagagacgaggtttcaccgggttagccaggatggtctcgatcttctgaccttgtgatccgcccgtctcggcctcccaaagtgctgggattacaggcctgagccaccgcgcccggccaattttggaatttttagtagagatgggatttcaccatattggtcaggctggtctcgaactcctgacctcaggtgatccacccacctcacccttccaaagtgctggggttacaggtgtgagcccccacgcccagctgactctgattttaaaaaggatatGTGGGCCTAGTATGCACTTTGGGACgcagaggcaaaagaatcgcttgaggtcaggagttcaagacccgccagggcaacatagccagaccccatctctgcagcaaatttaaaaattcgctgggcatggtggtgcacacctctagttccagttactctagcggctaaggcaagaggatcacctgagccagggaagtcaaggctgcagtgagcagtgatctcCCTACTGCAAcgtgagtgacagagggagaccttgtctctaaaagaattgtaataataagttaaataaaataaaatgtaaacaggtaaaaataaagaaggattggggctggacatgatggctcacgactgtaatcccagcacttcgggaggctaaagcaagagaatcgcttgagcccaggaattagagaccagcctggccaacatagcaagaccctatcactAGGTTCTCACTTCGtcgataattttaaaaatttctagaaattttttaaaaattaaaaaaatttggccgggtgtggtggctcatgcctataatcccagcactttgagaggcagaggctgggcagatcacaaggtcaggagatcgagaccatcctggctaacacagtgaaaccccgtctctactaaaaatacaaaaaattagccggtgtggtgtcggacacctgtagtcccagctactgggaaggctgagatgggagaatggtgtgaacctgggaggcagagcttgcagtgagccgagattgccccactgcattccagcctgggcaacagagcgaaactccgtcttaaaaaaagagaaaagaaaaaaattaaaatttttttaattagctgggattggggtgggcacctgtggtcccagctacttgggaggctaagccaagaggatcacttgaacccgggaggtcaaggctgcagtgagctgtgaccacaccattgcactccagcctgggtgacagagaaagatagtgtctccaaaaaaaaaaaaagaaagaaagaaaaggaaaaggaaagaaagcaggaaaatggccgggcgcggtggctcacacctgtaatcccagcactttgggaggccaaggcaggccgatcacgaggtcaggagatcgagaccatcctggctaacatggtgaaaccccgtctctactaaaaatacaacaaaaattagccgggcgtgatgttgggcacctgtagtcccagctactcgggaggctgaggcaggagaatggcgtgaactcgggaggcagagcttgtagtgagccgagatcatgccactgcactccagcctgggcgacagagtaagactccatctcaaaaaaaaaaaaaaaaaaccacaggaaaataaagaagaatcttGGTCTCCTTTTCTCCCTGTCTTCCTGCCTGGCATTACGTTACAGCCTGGCTCTGTCTCCTGAAGAAAAACTCAGAAGGCCCATGAACTCTTTTGAACAAACAGTgtggggaagaaaaaaggaagtaaagaagaactgccttttttttttttttttttgagacatcgtccaggctggagtgcagtggccactccctgcaacctctgcctcccggagaACTGaccattttttttgagatggagtcttgctctgtcacccaggctggaatgcaatggcacagtcccggctcactgcaacctccatctcccaggttcaagcgattctcctgcctcggcctctcgagtaactgggactacaggcacacacgaccacgcctggctaatttttgtatttttagtagagacggggtttcaccatgttggccaggatggtctcgatctcttgatctcgtggtCTGTCCGCctccagctcccaaagtgctgggattacaggcgtgagccaccgcgcctggctgaaccaatcttttttttttttcttttttttgagacggagtctcactctgtcacccaagctggagtgctgtggcacgatctcggctcactgcaagctccgcctctcgggttcacaccattctcctgcctcagcctcccgagtagctgagactacaggcgcccgtcaccacgcccggctaatttttttgtatttttagtagaaactgggtttcactgtgttagccaggatggactcgatcccCTGACTtcgagatccacccgcctaggcctcccaaagtgctgggattacaggcatgagccactacacctgtttttttttttttttttttagacggagtctcgctctgtcgcccaggctggagtgcagtggccagatctcagctcactgaaagctctgcctcctgggtttacgccattctcctgcctcagcctcccgagtagctgggactacgggcgcccgccacctcgcccggctagttttttgtattttttagtagagacggggtttcaccgtgttggtttcaccgtgttagccaggatggtctcaatctcctgacctcgtgatccgctcgtctcggcctcccaaagtgctgggattacaggcttgagccaccgcgcccgacctgaacttacccttttttttttttttttttttttttttttttttttgagacggagtcttgctctgtcgcccaggctggagtgcagtggccggatctcagctcactgcaagctccgcctcccaggttcacgccattctcctgcctcagcctcccgagtagctgggactacaggcgcttgccacctcgcccggctagttttttttttttgtattttttagtagagacgggg
This window encodes:
- the OAZ1 gene encoding LOW QUALITY PROTEIN: ornithine decarboxylase antizyme 1 (The sequence of the model RefSeq protein was modified relative to this genomic sequence to represent the inferred CDS: deleted 1 base in 1 codon) — encoded protein: MVKSSLQRILNSHCFAREKEGDKPSATIHASRTMPLLSLHSRGGSSSESSRVSLRCCSNPGPGPRWCSDAPHPPLKIPGGRGNSQRDHNLSANLFYSDDRLNVTEELTSNDKTRILNVQSRLTDAKRINWRTVLSGGSLYIEIPGGALPEGSKDSFAVLLEFAEEQLRADHVFICFHKNREDRAALLRTFSFLGFEIVRPGHPLVPKRPDACFMAYTFERESSGEEEEEE
- the PEAK3 gene encoding protein PEAK3, yielding MSSPETPTEPPEPDDPTWSTQPTYSNLGEIRAHLLPSKACRPRTPGSRSTDPQPLPPPLPKKILTRTQSLPNRRIPHASSIQVQLPRRPFLWSHSVDKSQAEVGPACPPAELTFGLTDAPLGLSLRNLHSPEAVHAALAARQLQGLRAIYARLHTRFMGGHPGPCRPGHGFRLLDSSPCAESGDALYYRVVRVHDDAWHILVAKVPKPGADVPHPWGLELQASLSPHFNLQGLCGVVPEGTLPGAPWRGAVALAAEVPERTVAQWLMEACTQPPEEFVWAVALVLLQLSAALEFLEAWGAALVELRPENLLLAAPRGCAATGHPRLLLADFGRVCLQPPGPPGSPGPHAPQLGSLLREMLGLAAPSTTPLAAGLERLAAQLTRLQPSASRTRGALQALLWGPGPEMRGRGAPLSPWLRALGPWLRLHRGLLVLRLAERAAGGEAPSLEDWLCCEYLAEATESSMGQALALLWD